A genomic window from Plasmodium reichenowi strain SY57 chromosome 6, whole genome shotgun sequence includes:
- a CDS encoding hypothetical protein (conserved Plasmodium protein, unknown function) gives MEKKKKKNSFLLQSYFKKSLNSPHKNNNDDYNNNYTYGENSLVKLTNEYNITSDNTKKLFCRSPLGLVSYYRCTEGTAHILCDTSGCNRFGYIKNYDQSDHVWYYQFERDELIINKDQRGKQLKGNHCIKLSGKSNCYIEIESDSCLELLGGNYSMNEKSILIKKEIFKNLTNDNNEGFTFEMWIGINESFLDRKGEKQKKKKKSKKKKKYVQSSEDENENENENEDDEEYDSYINTNGNKKKCICLIQKGKSCEWNIFLVIDNEKEECFFVINFKDKKYHFDTFPIFHLKSILINRHYWINISIIFNLTIDLIYVILSGDDNYFLRVIKNSYLIFYNNFLYPTNFFIDNYKQLPLCIGIQPEGGDGINIMEEKGYHFSNDRGKKKDSKTFTGLEREKKKGYDNDYVYIPFLITEIRLYVSSRSADLVMKEKKSALTGDFAYGDMSYRKEKKKKKKYNTNFDEDESEAYDNDEDNNNNNNNSDESYHQSDNHINNNYSSNSDNKNKHLHLKKKKYENNNAQVKYKGLKKPLVINSPDENSESDEMNHDFDKDGKKEHVRSLEKPKHRTKNNMYISHEKKKDDEKDIFFKYNNDIGAEKKNIADRCSEFNIEIEEMKKRFSKFSDEMKGKERKRNYKKEEKRKMNNDNNNDKNKNNNNNNNNNNNNNNKDFFQFDGENSNDFTPHFSNSKGFEEKDSPNSCDDDFFAGNKKEKQKGENKMDYMMSKDNKKKHDVNVSSDSSSEVGEIKHKNITKNKRNDDIINNNNFVNFDEINPNGSFYFHFSDEKDESGGEGNKNNDDFYFGKGKGTNMKDAFGNNKKGEKKLEEKGSDVLIDDTEKGVVIIYNKEEDDTNKDYNKEKYINFIVNEFKDKFEHEFIDKFVDTIASKLNLSTKEKMDIVENIKNRGKEKTELTYKEMHKTQQYQNDPSLNSFWGDEKKNNNYDLDIVKEKYSELMKKKEFSEQKRFYNEIKEELKRVKQKTVIEKEMDDYIKQNQLMNEYYSKKYKHYDSDKSSEDIIGDANVKKGPLNEEEYKCVEEDLGEENKIEKDNYNKCGQVGEGLYLNWDNKKIIHVSPNDYDEGDDYVEHIYSDGSNSVVNIKYEKKSDVSDFTFNKYKNVRDDEEKKKKKKSKKKKVKNKKVNNDDDDGEDDETEFEEVEGKNVYKKKEQKYTSHKDKDKDVRPCNENDSSIIYHKDGIVSEYSNAILSKEDEHYERSYYDETYDKMNKEEEMNIGKKYYKYICPLTPYEIYIIEKFYKHGIKEELKEFRNKNYMSCINNNNHHHNNNNISRNPINITYIKYKICLMKSLLKISLKYIQEKKYTKALKVCIRNSDYIKNFVRSYCILKYKKLKDNHKYIDFYLNLDSSEITMDELKNVLKTNVRNITICKILLMINEYKHYRYIENSSLILILYSILCRIIVNTKLLQYVLKKFIKSLFVRGCLFYVQKMCEFYFLLFPYENKGKYESFTTKGGKKENVQHNNKMLLNQIYELSKNNFLIYSTCYKSHKFAQINNYQFNFEKCISYFSPEWGYYIYTTSNFNIFSSTVKFNGFLKSSSVDFSLISEEKYESLFDDPSMVIQYDVNSDKVNIFGQPNDILKGGYPEGLSKSVPFVGDELLIENKENNKNGGDNNKNGDDNNKNGDDNNKNGDDNNKNGDDNQINCDDNQINCGDNQINCGDNQINCGDNQINVDDNNLECDSFNVGNRNDCIVLHGSNTEEGNKLLSSEPMNSNEIKNTVEDISAKNDCLHEYLLNYEKKKRNYYIIDENLKRIQFSRNKTNYHLETFYELDNDDKNNENNNRKNKLEDNVMSKINRDAYLNSSKYAYKNTQLLGSCPYCKHAFNFFTRTCNICQRYVHICYYLFIYCTYKYHCELCDATYSEK, from the exons atggaaaaaaaaaaaaaaaaaaatagttTCTTGTTACAAAGctattttaaaaaatcgTTAAATTCACCccataaaaataataatgatgattataataataattatacatatgGTGAAAATTCTCTTGTGAAATTAacaaatgaatataatataacaagTGATAATACAAAGAAACTATTTTGTAGAAGTCCCCTTGGATTAGTTTCGTATTATCGTTGTACGGAAGGAACTGCGCATATTTTATGTGACACTTCTGGATGTAATAGATTTGgctatataaaaaattatgacCAGTCAg acCACGTGTGGTATTACCAGTTTGAAAGGGACGAACTcataattaataaagaTCAGAGAGGGAAACAATTGAAGGGAAACCATTGCATAAAATTAAGCGGGAAGTCGAACTGTTATATAGAAATCGAGTCAGATAGTTGCCTGGAACTGTTAGGTGGGAATTATAGTATGAATGAAAAAAGTAtacttataaaaaaagaaattttcAAAAACCTAACAAATGATAACAATGAAGGTTTTACCTTTGAAATGTGGATAGGAATAAATGAGTCCTTTTTGGACAGAAAAGgagaaaaacaaaaaaaaaaaaaaaaaagtaaaaaaaaaaaaaaatatgtacaaTCGAGTGAagatgaaaatgaaaatgaaaatgaaaatgaggatgatgaagaatatgatagttatataaatactaatggtaataaaaagaaatgtatatgtttaataCAAAAAGGGAAATCATGTGAATGGAATATTTTTCTAGTTATCgataatgaaaaagaagaatGTTTCTTTGTTATCAATTTTAAAGATAAGAAATATCATTTTGATACTTTTCCAATATTTCATTTGAAAAGTATTCTTATAAATAGACATTACTGGATAAATATATCgattatatttaatttaactattgatttaatatatgtgataTTATCAGGAgatgataattattttttaagaGTGATTAAAAATTCctatttaatattttataacaaTTTCTTATATCCCACAAATTTCTTTATCGATAATTATAAGCAGTTACCGTTATGTATAGGAATACAACCGGAGGGTGGTGATGGAATTAATATAATGGAAGAAAAAGGATATCATTTTTCAAATGATAGGGGGAAAAAGAAGGATTCTAAAACTTTTACAGGGTTAGAAAgggaaaagaaaaaaggaTATGATAATGATTATGTATACATTCCTTTCTTAATAACAGAAATACGGTTATACGTGTCTAGTCGTTCGGCTGATTTGGTTATGAAAGAAAAGAAATCTGCTTTAACGGGTGATTTTGCTTATGGTGACATGAGTTATAggaaagagaaaaaaaagaagaagaaatataatacaaacTTTGATGAAGATGAAAGTGAAGCATACgataatgatgaagataataataataataataataatagtgaTGAGAGTTATCACCAGAGtgataatcatataaataataattatagtTCTAATAGTGACAACAAAAATAAACACttacatttaaaaaaaaaaaagtatgaaaataataatgcaCAAGTTAAATATAAAGGTTTGAAAAAACCACTGGTTATAAATTCTCCAGATGAAAATTCCGAAAGTGACGAAATGAATCATGATTTTGATAAGGATGGGAAAAAAGAACATGTCAGATCATTGGAAAAACCAAAACACCGAACAAAAAacaatatgtatatatctcatgagaaaaaaaaagatgacgagaaagatatattttttaaatacaaCAATGATATTGGAGcagagaaaaaaaacatagCAGATCGGTGTAGTGAGTTTAATATAGAAATTGAAGAAATGAAGAAAAGGTTTAGCAAATTTAGTGATGAGATGAAAggaaaagaaagaaaaaggaattataaaaaggaggaaaaaagaaagatgaataatgataataataatgacaaaaacaaaaacaataacaataataataataataataataataataataataaagatttttttcaatttgATGGGGAAAATTCAAACGATTTTACACCTCATTTTTCAAATTCCAAAGGCTTTGAAGAAAAGGATTCACCAAATTCATGTGATGATGATTTTTTTGCAGGGAATAAAAAAGAGAAGCAAAAAGGAGAGAATAAAATGGATTACATGATGTCAAaggataataaaaaaaaacatgaTGTAAATGTGTCATCTGATAGTTCGTCTGAAGTTGGTgaaataaaacataaaaatataacaaaaaataaaaggaatgatgatattataaataataataattttgttaatTTTGATGAAATAAATCCTAATGGatctttttatttccaCTTTTCTGATGAAAAGGATGAATCAGGTGGTGAGGGAAACAAAAATAACGatgatttttatttcgGGAAAGGAAAAGGAACAAACATGAAAGATGCATttggtaataataaaaaaggagaaaaaaaattagaagaGAAAGGTTCTGATGTGCTAATAGATGATACAGAAAAGGGAGTTgtcataatatataataaggaAGAGGATGATACGAATAAagattataataaagaaaaatatataaatttcaTTGTGAACGAATTTAAAGATAAATTCGAACATGAATTTATTGACAAGTTTGTTGATACGATCGCATCGAAACTTAATTTGAGTACCAAAGAGAAAATGGACATTGTGgagaatataaaaaatagaGGAAAGGAAAAAACAGAATTAACATATAAAGAAATGCATAAAACACAACAGTATCAAAATGATCCAAGTTTAAATTCATTTTGGGGagatgaaaaaaagaataataattatgatcTAGATATAGTAAAAGAGAAATATAGTGAgttaatgaaaaaaaaagaattttcAGAGCAAAAGCGTTTTTATAACGAAATTAAAGAAGAACTTAAAAGGGTTAAACAAAAAACAGTTATTGAAAAAGAGATGgatgattatataaaacaaaacCAGTTAATGAATGAGTATTATAGTAAAAAGTATAAGCACTATGATAGTGACAAAAGTTCAGAGGATATTATAGGTGATGCTAATGTGAAGAAAGGTCCtttaaatgaagaagagTATAAATGTGTGGAAGAGGATTTAGGTGAGGAGAATAAGATTGAAAAggataattataataaatgtgGTCAAGTTGGAGAAGGGTTATATCTCAACTGggataataaaaaaatcataCATGTTAGCCCGAATGATTATGATGAAGGAGATGATTACGTGGAGCATATATATTCGGATGGTAGTAATTCTGTTGTTAATATAAagtatgaaaaaaaatcaGACGTGAGCGATTTTACATTTAATAAGTATAAAAATGTGCGAGATGAcgaggaaaaaaaaaaaaaaaaaaaaagtaaaaaaaaaaaagtaaaaaataaaaaagtaaataatgatgatgatgatggTGAAGATGATGAAACAGAATTTGAAGAAGTAGAGGgtaaaaatgtatataagaagaaagaacaaaaatatacatCACATAAAGATAAAGATAAAGATGTTCGTCCTTGTAATGAGAATGATTCATCtattatttatcataaaGATGGAATTGTTTCAGAATATAGTAATGCAATTCTATCCAAAGAAGATGAGCATTATGAAAGAAGTTATTATGATGAGACTTATGACAAAATGaataaagaagaagaaatgaatataggaaagaaatattataaatacatttgTCCTTTAACCCcttatgaaatatatattatagagaaattttataaacatggaataaaagaagaattaaaagaatttagaaataagaattatatGTCTTGTattaacaataataatcatcatcataataataataatatatcaagAAATCCaattaatataacatatattaaatataagaTATGTTTAATGAAATCTTTGCTTAAGATTAGTTTAAAGTATATTCAAGAGAAGAAATATACAAAAGCTTTAAAAGTATGTATACGTAATAGTGactatataaaaaattttgttaGAAGTTATtgtattttaaaatataagaaattaaaagataatcacaaatatattgatttttatttaaatttagATAGTTCCGAAATAACTATGGATGAATTAAAGAATGTATTAAAAACGAATGTAAGGAATATAACAATATGTAAAATCTTATTAATGATTAATGAATATAAGCATTATAGATATATTGAGAATTCATCActtatattaatattatattctatatTATGTCGAATTATAGTAAATACGaaattattacaatatgttctaaagaaatttataaaaagttTGTTTGTGAGAGgatgtttattttatgttcaAAAGATGTGtgaattttatttcttgTTATTTCCTTATGAAAATAAGGGCAAATATGAATCCTTCACAACAAAGGGtggaaaaaaagaaaatgtgcaacataataataaaatgttattGAACCAGATATATGAGCTTTCAAAAAACaattttcttatatattcaaCATGTTATAAGAGTCATAAATTTGctcaaataaataattatcaaTTCAATTTTGAAAAGTGcatatcatatttttctcCTGAGTGGggatattatatatatacaacaagtaattttaatattttttcttcaacAGTCAAATTTAATGGTTTTCTAAAAAGTTCCTCTGTAGACTTTTCCTTAATATCAGaggaaaaatatgaatCATTATTTGATGACCCTTCGATGGTTATTCAGTATGATGTAAATAGTGACAAGGTCAATATATTTGGACAGCCAAATGATATATTGAAGGGTGGATATCCGGAGGGATTGTCAAAATCGGTGCCCTTTGTGGGTGACGAATTATTGATAGaaaataaggaaaataataaaaatggtggtgataataataaaaatggtgatgataataataaaaatggtgatgataataataaaaatggtgatgataataataaaaatggtGATGACAATCAAATTAATTGTGATGACAATCAAATTAATTGTGGTGACAATCAAATTAATTGTGGTGACAATCAAATTAATTGTGGTGACAATCAAATTAATgttgatgataataatttagaATGTGACTCCTTCAATGTTGGAAATCGTAATGATTGTATCGTTCTTCATGGAAGTAATACAGAAGAAGGGAATAAACTTTTATCATCCGAACCCATGAATTcaaatgaaataaaaaatacgGTAGAAGATATATCGGCGAAGAATGATTGTTTAcatgaatatttattaaattatgaaaaaaagaaaagaaattattacattatCGATGAAAATTTAAAACGAATTCAATTTAGTAGGAACAAAACCAATTACCATTTAGAAACATTTTATGAGCttgataatgatgataaaaataatgaaaataataatagaaaaaataaattagaAGATAATGTTATGAGTAAAATCAATCGTGATGCATATTTAAATTCATCGAAATATGCTTATAAAAATACTCAACTATTAGGAAGTTGTCCATATTGTAAACATgcttttaatttttttacaaGAACGTGTAACATATGTCAAAgatatgtacatatatgttattatcttttcatttattgTACCTATAAATACCACTGCGAGTTGTGTGATGCAACTTATTCAGAAAAG
- a CDS encoding palmitoyltransferase, putative, producing MRPKYVQASQGQKEKKRGGSLFIFIVFFVLSFIYIGYTGIVLRSWFIPYRTGSFTIAVTFHIFFILFILSFIKCASTDPGKVPRNWGFYVGDDVKRRRYCKICNVWKPDRTHHCSACNRCVLNMDHHCPWINNCVGFFNRRFFIQLLFYGLVCLFIIAVQTFHYIFIDNINAYFDDGFQEKSSFVALEYTYASIVLFLTFVLIFALVPFTKFHLKLISKNSTTIENMDMYSQEYNIYNVGCEDNAKQVFGNNILCWLCPFQCVSNRPAGDGVRWRVSVAHENPV from the exons atgagaCCTAAATATGTTCAAGCTTCGCAAGgacaaaaagaaaaaaaaagaggtggttctttatttatatttatagtattttttgttttat catttatatatattggGTATACAGGGATTGTCCTGAGGTCATGGTTTATACCATATAGAACCGGTTCATTCACAATAGCCGTTacatttcatatattttttattttatttatactcagttttataaaa TGTGCTTCAACCGACCCAGGAAAGGTTCCACGTAATTGGGGTTTTTATGTAGGTGATGATGTGAAAAGAAGAAGGTATTGTAAAATTTGTAACGTATGGAAACCTGACAGAACTCATCATTGTTCTGCTTGTAATAGATGTGTATTAAATATGGATCATCACTGCCCCTGGATAAATAATTGTGTTGGTTTTTTTAATAGAAGATTTTTTATACagttattattttatggtttagtttgtttatttattattgCTGTACAAACATtccattatatatttattgataatattaatgcTTATTTTGATGATGGATTTCAAGAAAAGTCTTCATTTGTAGCCCTTGAATATACATATGCATCCAtagttttatttttaacattCGTATTAATTTTTGCCTTAGTACCTTTTACCAAATTCCATCTGAAATTAATATCGAAAAACTCGACTACCATTGAAAATATGGATATGTATAGTCAAGAgtataacatatataatgtaGGTTGTGAAGACAACGCAAAACAG GTTTTTGGTAACAACATATTATGTTGGTTGTGTCCGTTTCAGTGTGTTTCTAACAGACCTGCTGGCGACGGGGTACGTTGGAGAGTCAGTGTAGCACATGAAAACCCTgtttaa